One window from the genome of Thermus hydrothermalis encodes:
- a CDS encoding rhodanese-like domain-containing protein produces the protein MYETQVKDLSPEEAKRLYEEGVPFFDVREVEEYAQARIPGARLLPLSEFMARFQEIPKDRPVVLYCRTGNRSWQAAAWLTAQGYQVYNLEGGIVRWYRAGLPVDTAPVEAGYAATPYREVGPLEAKDLLGSALVVDVREAWEYREGHVPGALNIPLSTLPERLAELPKNRPILLVCNSGNRSGVAADFLVGQGFDGEKVYNLEGGTYAWAASGLPLER, from the coding sequence GTGTACGAAACCCAAGTGAAGGACCTGTCCCCCGAGGAGGCCAAACGGCTTTACGAGGAAGGCGTGCCCTTCTTTGACGTGCGCGAGGTGGAGGAGTACGCCCAGGCAAGGATCCCCGGGGCCCGCCTCCTTCCCCTCTCCGAGTTCATGGCCCGCTTCCAGGAGATCCCCAAGGACCGCCCCGTGGTCCTCTACTGCCGCACGGGCAACCGCTCCTGGCAGGCGGCGGCCTGGCTTACCGCCCAGGGATACCAGGTCTACAACCTCGAGGGAGGCATCGTGCGCTGGTACCGCGCCGGGCTTCCCGTGGACACCGCCCCCGTGGAGGCGGGCTACGCCGCCACCCCCTACCGGGAGGTGGGGCCCCTCGAGGCCAAGGACCTCCTGGGAAGCGCCCTCGTGGTGGACGTGCGGGAGGCCTGGGAGTACCGGGAAGGGCACGTGCCGGGGGCCCTCAACATCCCCCTTTCCACCCTGCCCGAACGCCTCGCAGAACTCCCCAAGAACCGGCCCATCCTCCTCGTCTGCAACTCGGGGAACCGCTCCGGGGTGGCGGCGGACTTCCTGGTGGGGCAAGGCTTTGACGGCGAAAAGGTCTACAACCTGGAAGGGGGCACCTACGCCTGGGCCGCCTCCGGCCTTCCCTTAGAGCGATGA